A window of Cohnella herbarum contains these coding sequences:
- a CDS encoding sugar ABC transporter substrate-binding protein: MRKTVLFILGLVCVFLFYFTFVSAYKVFRSNWQLPQLSEREQAQYRLVLITQELETPFWVKVGNGAIEEARQLGASIEVWGSYNKNQEDFLKKIEIAIDSKVDGIIVQGLDTDGFNELTKIKASFYGIPIITVANDVPMVESIRRTYVGSDQFLAGQMIARQLLSDMGTEGSVILIGDSRQEYYQQQRLNGIHDVLENYPYVRTEYAETPETRERVIAATQDLMNRVPDVDAFVAVNANIAGAMVQEIGRRSQVDPYYIYSFDDSPESMSLLMQGKIDGMIEQSPEEMGKISVNLMIQWLSGQTVPLNTDGYLTDIRMLKAGAQ; this comes from the coding sequence TTGCGAAAAACGGTCCTCTTTATACTCGGCCTCGTATGCGTATTTCTTTTCTATTTTACATTCGTATCGGCGTACAAAGTATTTCGCTCGAATTGGCAATTGCCGCAACTATCGGAACGGGAGCAAGCCCAATACCGATTGGTTCTGATTACTCAGGAGCTGGAGACGCCATTCTGGGTTAAGGTCGGCAACGGCGCGATCGAGGAAGCACGGCAGCTTGGGGCAAGCATCGAGGTATGGGGAAGTTACAACAAGAACCAAGAGGATTTTTTGAAAAAAATCGAAATCGCCATCGACTCCAAAGTAGACGGCATTATCGTTCAAGGGCTGGATACGGACGGATTCAACGAGCTAACGAAAATAAAAGCCTCTTTCTACGGCATTCCTATCATTACCGTAGCGAACGACGTGCCGATGGTTGAAAGCATTAGAAGAACGTATGTCGGTTCCGATCAATTCTTGGCAGGTCAAATGATTGCTAGACAACTGTTGTCGGATATGGGAACGGAAGGCAGCGTAATCCTTATAGGCGACAGCCGCCAGGAATATTATCAGCAGCAACGGTTGAACGGCATTCATGACGTGTTGGAGAATTACCCGTACGTTCGCACGGAATATGCCGAAACGCCAGAAACGAGAGAACGGGTAATTGCCGCTACGCAAGATCTGATGAACAGGGTACCCGACGTGGATGCCTTCGTCGCCGTTAACGCGAATATCGCGGGAGCGATGGTTCAAGAGATCGGCAGACGTTCCCAGGTAGATCCCTATTATATTTACTCCTTCGATGATAGCCCCGAATCGATGTCATTGCTTATGCAAGGCAAGATTGACGGGATGATCGAACAATCCCCCGAAGAGATGGGTAAGATCAGCGTAAATCTCATGATCCAATGGCTGAGCGGTCAGACGGTTCCACTCAATACGGACGGATATCTTACCGATATCCGGATGTTGAAGGCGGGGGCGCAATGA
- a CDS encoding sensor histidine kinase — protein sequence MNSIQKKIWTLAAVVLFIMVAIWITLTYYNQKTQNQYNDILQRYLRMNEVTSTSQQTITNLNNYLLASSRDNLTQLNLSKEKMRKARVDVLELRNEENEFALTNYMNLIDSLVETTDRSLMFQSEKETEESAKAFSEATRISKYISEMTLTLLDTELKTYDRFYRGIIEQSSELKKLGVWLLLLITFLLMLFTYGFSMSITRPVLKLTQAAKELSRGRFDLQIEVESNDEISFLAKMFDRMRININNLISEIQQKAQLENELQQSKLLLQESQLRSLQSQINPHFLFNTLNTLSKKAYLEGSEETSDLLASVAGLLRYNLKRLDRSVTLYDEVNVLRQYIEIQKARFTERMRFVTDIDESCLFIQLPGLTLQPIVENAVIHAVEPNEDGGTIRFRVSDDDERVTIEIEDDGPGMSELKIKQILEEHPMETEGHSTGIGFSNVVRRLRLFYGHDDVIAIESGADQGTKVILTIPKIRGNESYDKAPDRG from the coding sequence ATGAACAGCATCCAGAAGAAAATATGGACGTTGGCCGCGGTTGTCTTGTTTATCATGGTGGCGATTTGGATCACGCTGACTTACTACAACCAGAAAACCCAGAATCAATACAACGATATTTTGCAACGGTATTTGCGCATGAACGAAGTGACGAGCACGAGTCAACAGACGATTACGAATCTGAACAACTATTTGCTTGCATCCTCTCGGGATAATTTGACGCAGCTTAATTTGAGCAAGGAGAAGATGCGCAAAGCACGGGTCGATGTGCTCGAATTACGCAACGAGGAGAACGAATTCGCTCTGACCAACTACATGAACTTGATCGACAGTCTCGTGGAGACGACCGATCGGTCGCTGATGTTCCAGTCGGAGAAGGAAACCGAAGAATCCGCCAAAGCGTTCTCGGAAGCGACGCGCATTAGCAAGTACATCTCCGAGATGACGCTTACCCTGCTCGATACGGAACTAAAGACGTATGACCGTTTCTATCGCGGCATTATCGAACAATCGTCAGAATTGAAGAAGCTTGGCGTCTGGCTGTTGCTATTGATCACGTTCCTGCTCATGCTCTTCACTTACGGGTTCTCTATGAGCATCACCCGCCCGGTGCTGAAGCTGACGCAAGCGGCGAAGGAACTGTCGCGGGGCCGATTCGATCTGCAGATCGAAGTGGAGTCCAACGACGAAATCTCCTTCCTCGCGAAGATGTTCGATCGAATGCGCATTAACATCAATAACCTGATCTCGGAAATTCAACAGAAGGCGCAGCTCGAGAACGAGCTTCAGCAGAGCAAGCTGTTGCTCCAGGAAAGCCAGCTTCGCAGCCTGCAGAGCCAGATTAATCCGCATTTTCTGTTTAATACGCTGAATACGCTTTCCAAGAAGGCTTACCTCGAGGGCTCGGAAGAAACGAGCGATCTGTTGGCGAGCGTTGCCGGGTTACTGCGTTATAACCTCAAACGGTTGGATAGATCCGTAACCCTCTACGATGAGGTTAATGTATTACGGCAGTATATCGAAATTCAGAAAGCGCGCTTTACGGAGCGTATGCGGTTTGTTACGGACATCGACGAGTCCTGCCTCTTCATCCAGCTTCCCGGTCTCACTCTTCAACCGATCGTCGAGAACGCCGTTATTCACGCGGTCGAACCGAACGAAGACGGCGGTACGATCCGGTTCCGCGTATCGGATGACGACGAGCGGGTGACGATCGAGATCGAAGACGACGGTCCCGGTATGTCGGAGCTTAAGATTAAGCAAATTCTGGAGGAGCATCCGATGGAGACGGAAGGGCATTCGACCGGCATCGGGTTCAGTAACGTGGTCAGGCGGTTGCGCCTTTTCTACGGTCATGACGATGTCATCGCGATCGAGAGCGGCGCCGATCAAGGCACGAAGGTCATTCTGACCATTCCGAAGATAAGGGGAAACGAGAGTTATGATAAAGCTCCTGATCGTGGATGA
- a CDS encoding aminoglycoside phosphotransferase family protein — MNNPMVGIDWIEKSEDELFHSDSVITVDTMVQGFEAEVVKIGTGRRSYVLKVWNKSSKPDIRFQYSLLNVLHERELAVSKPVGWGFNTAKDQALLTTFDGMPFRPQNVKRIAELADILSRIHRMRAEDISNLPLHDFTDYFFPGVSDFPNLQESLIPLVRDAELKQDRLIHGDFHLNNIVEDDGRLTVIDWTNGQLGDTRYDFAWSLLLKRLYVSELYATAFRSAYLSAIEISQVELERFEALACLRWILLNKYGATPGGPDTMKKLKGIVQANPYLKANLVDRA; from the coding sequence TTGAATAACCCGATGGTCGGCATAGATTGGATTGAAAAGAGCGAGGATGAGCTATTCCATTCGGATAGCGTTATAACCGTAGATACGATGGTTCAAGGTTTCGAGGCCGAAGTCGTGAAGATCGGGACGGGCAGAAGGAGCTACGTGCTTAAAGTATGGAATAAGAGCTCCAAGCCGGATATTCGTTTCCAGTACTCCTTGCTGAACGTTCTTCATGAACGGGAATTGGCCGTCTCCAAACCGGTAGGCTGGGGCTTTAACACTGCAAAGGATCAGGCGTTATTAACGACCTTCGACGGAATGCCGTTTCGACCGCAGAACGTTAAGAGAATAGCCGAGCTTGCGGACATTCTTTCCCGAATCCACCGCATGCGAGCAGAGGATATCAGCAATTTGCCTCTGCACGATTTTACAGATTATTTTTTCCCGGGCGTAAGCGACTTTCCTAACTTGCAAGAATCTCTGATTCCTCTCGTGCGGGATGCAGAGTTAAAACAAGACCGACTCATTCATGGAGATTTCCATCTCAACAATATCGTGGAAGACGATGGGCGGCTTACCGTGATCGATTGGACGAACGGGCAGCTCGGAGATACCAGATATGATTTCGCATGGTCGCTGCTGCTTAAACGGTTATACGTTTCCGAGCTTTACGCGACAGCTTTTCGATCCGCCTACTTGTCCGCGATTGAGATTTCGCAGGTTGAACTTGAACGATTCGAAGCGCTCGCGTGCCTTAGGTGGATACTGCTAAATAAATACGGAGCCACCCCCGGAGGGCCGGATACGATGAAGAAGCTGAAAGGCATCGTTCAAGCCAATCCCTATTTGAAGGCGAATCTTGTTGATCGAGCTTAA
- a CDS encoding response regulator, whose product MIKLLIVDDEQIEREGLQAILLKGFPELVIEQAKNGNVAVQMTEQFQPDLILMDIKMPGINGIEAVERIGSKYPDIKFVMVTAYDTFEYARKAIRLGVKDYLLKPSKASEILATVGKVLKQIEEERLSLEANRLQQDALQKAMPLVETDVVTQLLFDHVHEVHLDELVGLLGIRTTAEKFAMLILLPPGSEGFYSAIKEKIRQSASGWVGALYGRQIPIIVFREPDRSFRSQALSLATELLSVAKPGVGTGWFIGIGNVCGSLDQIRQSYQEALIASMDPSLPVKYRFYSDMPVLGVVRDGQLVKQREKQFFDQIRLGQWEQVHADFMDFIRSYEHEGADLLQTQQRVLELHWIASRVMNEMGIETDTPLYSFQAQDYRQLRAESGNLLDRMRQSYMEHYERLEPDTIQQIKQYIVEHSHEDITLEAIGKRVDLSPFYISKMFKEQLGVNYIDFLTECRIDKAKKLMGDPEKSLKEITFEVGYHDPNYFSKVFKKMCEVSPTEYRKTLLGKKS is encoded by the coding sequence ATGATAAAGCTCCTGATCGTGGATGACGAACAGATCGAGCGGGAAGGTTTGCAAGCGATACTGCTGAAAGGCTTTCCCGAGCTCGTCATCGAACAAGCGAAGAACGGGAACGTCGCCGTTCAGATGACCGAGCAGTTCCAGCCGGATCTGATCTTAATGGATATCAAGATGCCGGGGATAAACGGGATTGAAGCGGTCGAACGGATCGGGTCGAAGTATCCCGACATTAAATTCGTCATGGTTACGGCATACGATACGTTCGAATACGCGCGCAAGGCGATTAGGCTTGGCGTGAAAGATTATTTGCTCAAGCCGAGCAAAGCCAGCGAAATTCTGGCGACCGTAGGGAAAGTGCTGAAGCAGATCGAGGAAGAACGGCTATCCCTGGAAGCGAACCGCCTTCAACAGGACGCGCTTCAGAAGGCGATGCCGCTCGTCGAGACGGACGTCGTTACGCAGTTGTTGTTCGATCACGTGCATGAGGTGCATCTGGACGAGTTGGTCGGTTTGCTGGGCATTCGAACGACGGCCGAGAAATTCGCGATGCTCATTCTCCTGCCTCCGGGCTCGGAAGGGTTCTATTCCGCGATTAAAGAAAAGATCCGGCAGTCGGCGAGCGGTTGGGTTGGCGCGTTGTACGGTCGGCAAATCCCGATCATCGTGTTCCGGGAGCCGGACAGATCGTTCCGGTCGCAAGCGCTTTCCCTCGCAACCGAGCTACTCTCCGTAGCGAAGCCAGGAGTCGGTACGGGCTGGTTCATCGGGATCGGTAACGTGTGCGGGTCGCTCGATCAGATCCGGCAATCTTATCAGGAGGCTCTAATCGCTTCCATGGATCCTTCACTCCCCGTCAAATACAGGTTTTATTCGGACATGCCCGTTCTCGGCGTCGTTCGGGACGGACAGTTGGTTAAGCAGCGGGAAAAACAGTTTTTCGATCAAATCCGGCTAGGCCAGTGGGAACAAGTGCATGCGGACTTCATGGATTTCATCCGAAGCTACGAGCACGAGGGGGCAGATCTGCTGCAGACGCAGCAGAGGGTACTGGAGCTTCACTGGATCGCCTCGCGGGTGATGAACGAGATGGGCATCGAAACGGATACGCCGCTCTACTCCTTCCAGGCGCAGGATTATCGACAACTGCGCGCCGAATCGGGTAACCTGCTCGATCGGATGCGGCAATCGTACATGGAACATTATGAAAGACTGGAGCCGGACACGATTCAGCAGATCAAGCAATATATCGTAGAGCATTCCCACGAGGACATCACGCTGGAAGCGATCGGGAAGAGGGTAGATTTGAGCCCGTTCTATATTAGTAAGATGTTCAAGGAGCAGCTTGGCGTCAATTACATCGATTTCTTAACCGAATGCCGCATCGACAAAGCGAAGAAGCTCATGGGCGATCCGGAGAAAAGCTTGAAGGAAATCACGTTCGAGGTCGGGTATCACGATCCGAACTATTTCAGCAAGGTGTTCAAAAAAATGTGCGAGGTCTCTCCTACGGAGTACCGGAAAACGCTTCTCGGCAAAAAAAGTTGA
- a CDS encoding sugar ABC transporter substrate-binding protein, protein MKKTIKSISLALVIMMLAIIVAACNKGGDKLSVGIVLPTKDEERWLQDEQRFKEALDGTKYTTEILFSQGSSAKEKENVETLINKGIKVLIICPFDGAAAGGAVKAAKDEGITVIAYDRLITGTDAVDYYVTFDSLSVGAAQAQYLVDNAKGNGQPLYLYAGAASDNNAFIFFEGAWKVLQPKIADGTFKIANSSEAEALKDKVDLSREEMGKVIGQVTTNWEPNEAKNKAQTHLTAAAADMKGDVAILAPNDGTSRAIADVFASDSAITSYTITGQDADKGSGQYIIDGKQSMTVFKDVRTLVKDAMGMAVSILEDKTPQTTGTYDNGKIQVKAKQTDVIVVTKDNIRKELVDSGYYKASDFTGL, encoded by the coding sequence ATGAAAAAAACCATCAAGTCGATTTCTTTAGCGCTCGTTATTATGATGTTAGCCATTATCGTTGCAGCTTGTAACAAGGGCGGCGACAAATTGAGCGTCGGTATCGTATTGCCGACCAAAGACGAGGAAAGATGGCTTCAGGATGAACAAAGGTTCAAAGAAGCTCTCGACGGCACGAAATATACGACGGAAATTTTGTTCAGCCAAGGCTCATCCGCCAAGGAAAAAGAAAACGTAGAAACGCTGATCAACAAAGGCATCAAAGTTCTGATCATTTGTCCTTTCGACGGAGCAGCCGCCGGGGGCGCGGTCAAAGCAGCCAAAGATGAAGGTATCACAGTCATCGCCTATGACCGTCTGATTACGGGAACGGACGCAGTCGACTACTACGTCACTTTCGATAGCCTCTCGGTAGGCGCGGCGCAGGCGCAATACTTGGTAGACAACGCCAAAGGAAACGGCCAGCCGCTGTACTTGTACGCAGGCGCCGCTTCCGATAATAATGCGTTCATCTTCTTCGAAGGCGCTTGGAAGGTGCTGCAACCGAAAATCGCTGACGGTACGTTCAAAATCGCGAACTCCAGCGAAGCGGAAGCTCTCAAAGACAAAGTCGATTTGTCCCGCGAAGAGATGGGTAAAGTGATTGGTCAAGTTACAACGAACTGGGAGCCTAACGAAGCTAAGAACAAAGCTCAAACGCATTTGACCGCAGCTGCTGCCGACATGAAAGGCGATGTAGCTATTCTTGCTCCGAATGACGGGACGTCCCGTGCGATCGCGGACGTTTTCGCTTCCGATTCGGCGATCACAAGCTACACGATTACGGGGCAAGACGCAGACAAAGGTTCCGGTCAATACATTATCGACGGCAAACAATCGATGACGGTGTTTAAAGACGTTCGTACCCTCGTTAAAGATGCAATGGGCATGGCAGTCTCCATCTTAGAAGACAAAACGCCTCAGACGACCGGTACTTATGACAATGGAAAAATCCAAGTCAAAGCAAAGCAAACGGACGTTATCGTCGTCACTAAAGATAATATTAGAAAAGAGCTTGTCGATTCCGGCTATTACAAAGCAAGCGACTTCACCGGACTGTAA
- a CDS encoding iron chaperone, which produces MDNKSAYESIDHYISHFPPEVREILRTLRKVIRDAAPDAKEKISYQMPTFEQQGNLVHFAAYKNHIGFYPGANGIHEFQPELAGYKGAKGSVQFPIDKPLPYELIRRIVQFRIVDNRRRAEAKTAKQKSKK; this is translated from the coding sequence ATGGACAATAAATCCGCGTATGAATCCATTGATCATTACATTTCCCATTTTCCGCCCGAGGTCCGGGAAATTCTTCGAACGTTAAGGAAAGTCATTCGGGACGCCGCGCCGGACGCGAAGGAAAAGATCAGTTACCAGATGCCGACCTTCGAGCAGCAGGGGAATTTGGTGCATTTTGCCGCATACAAAAATCATATCGGATTTTACCCGGGAGCAAACGGAATCCATGAATTCCAGCCAGAGCTGGCGGGATACAAAGGGGCTAAAGGGTCGGTACAATTTCCGATAGACAAGCCGTTGCCCTATGAGCTAATCCGTCGGATCGTTCAGTTCAGGATTGTCGATAATCGTAGACGGGCGGAAGCCAAGACAGCCAAACAGAAATCTAAGAAATAA
- the xylF gene encoding D-xylose ABC transporter substrate-binding protein gives MGKQRYLIVLALALICLVSACEENGNKRGTPKPTMAAKPTPTVDSGANPGVEGKKIKIGFSMDTLQEERWQKDRDLFKEAVLALGAEVEIMEANGDDARQISQAETLIGQGVDILVVVPHNAEATATIVKKAHSAGIKVLSYDRLIKNADIDLYVSFDNEKVGELQAKAITKLVPKGKYVYIGGAETDNNAHLVKRGVFNVLQPLIDNGSITVVYDQWTKDWKPVNSLAHMRDALNANDNEIDAVIAGNDATAGSAVQALAEHELAGKIPVAGQDAELAGAQRIVQGMQTMTVYKPIKALAYKAAELAVKMAKGENVGADRKVNNGKIEVPSVLLPPIAVNKLNIDETIIADGFHAKEDVYRNVGTGK, from the coding sequence ATGGGGAAGCAAAGGTATCTGATCGTGCTTGCGCTGGCATTGATCTGTCTTGTCTCGGCCTGCGAAGAGAACGGCAACAAGCGCGGAACGCCTAAGCCGACAATGGCCGCTAAGCCTACGCCCACGGTAGATTCCGGTGCGAATCCCGGCGTTGAGGGAAAGAAAATCAAAATCGGGTTTTCTATGGACACGCTGCAGGAAGAGCGTTGGCAGAAGGACAGGGATTTATTCAAGGAAGCCGTGTTGGCGTTAGGCGCGGAGGTGGAGATTATGGAGGCTAACGGCGACGATGCAAGACAAATTTCCCAAGCCGAAACATTGATCGGTCAAGGCGTCGACATTCTTGTCGTCGTTCCGCATAATGCCGAGGCAACGGCGACAATCGTTAAGAAGGCTCATTCGGCAGGCATCAAGGTTCTCTCTTACGATCGCCTGATCAAGAACGCGGACATCGATCTCTACGTATCGTTCGATAACGAGAAGGTGGGCGAGCTCCAAGCGAAGGCGATCACGAAATTGGTGCCTAAGGGCAAATATGTTTATATCGGCGGGGCGGAAACGGATAACAACGCCCATCTTGTCAAACGAGGCGTATTTAACGTTTTACAGCCGTTAATCGACAACGGGAGCATAACGGTCGTCTACGACCAATGGACGAAGGACTGGAAGCCGGTTAATTCGCTAGCCCATATGAGAGACGCGCTCAACGCCAACGACAATGAGATCGACGCAGTTATTGCCGGGAACGATGCGACGGCGGGCAGCGCCGTTCAGGCGCTTGCTGAGCATGAACTCGCCGGTAAAATTCCGGTTGCCGGTCAAGATGCGGAGCTTGCAGGCGCTCAGCGGATCGTCCAGGGGATGCAAACGATGACCGTGTATAAGCCGATCAAAGCGTTAGCCTACAAAGCCGCCGAGCTTGCGGTTAAGATGGCGAAAGGCGAGAACGTCGGCGCGGACCGGAAAGTGAACAACGGGAAAATCGAAGTGCCGTCCGTTCTCCTTCCGCCGATTGCCGTAAATAAGCTGAATATCGACGAGACGATCATCGCCGACGGTTTCCATGCGAAGGAAGACGTTTATCGCAACGTGGGAACCGGGAAGTAA
- a CDS encoding glycosyltransferase, with protein MLIIVFMLVGCLSGFFLFRKNTLPSSREHDQIQRKLSVIIPARNEEYNLSHLLQSLKSQSVAPFEIIVVDDFSEDGTREVAESYGVKVVTNSSLPEGWTGKSWAVWNGVSHASGDVFAFLDADIRLAPNAIASLLQARERTMGVLSVVPFHHTEKLYEKLAMILNLLGLFAFTSVFERKNPRKGLYGSCIIALKEDYERINGHESVKSEVLDDLFLGSKFMDAGIPVTNYIGYGMVSFRMYPQGIHSVIEGFSKGAVLSTSTLSPRTIILVAIWVIGLLASETALIFVNTSWALPLLAGYLLYMAQIFYLNKYVGVFGLLIPVLHFISSLFFIFIMLYSFYQVFVIGHVKWKGRHVRVGGMRNR; from the coding sequence ATGTTGATCATTGTCTTCATGTTAGTCGGATGTCTTTCCGGCTTTTTTCTTTTCAGAAAAAACACGTTGCCGAGCTCCCGGGAGCACGATCAGATTCAAAGGAAACTGTCCGTGATCATTCCCGCCAGGAATGAAGAATACAACTTGTCCCATTTGCTGCAATCGCTCAAGTCGCAAAGCGTCGCCCCTTTCGAAATCATCGTCGTGGACGATTTCTCGGAGGACGGAACCCGGGAAGTCGCCGAGAGCTACGGGGTCAAGGTCGTAACGAATAGCAGTCTCCCCGAAGGATGGACAGGAAAAAGCTGGGCCGTGTGGAATGGGGTTTCGCACGCTTCCGGCGATGTGTTCGCCTTCTTGGACGCCGATATTCGGCTGGCGCCGAACGCTATCGCGTCGTTATTGCAAGCAAGGGAACGGACGATGGGAGTGCTATCGGTCGTTCCGTTTCATCATACGGAGAAGCTGTACGAGAAGCTGGCCATGATCTTGAATTTGCTAGGTCTGTTCGCGTTCACTTCGGTGTTCGAGAGGAAGAATCCGAGGAAGGGGTTATACGGCTCCTGCATCATAGCACTAAAGGAAGATTATGAACGGATCAACGGCCACGAAAGCGTTAAGTCCGAAGTGCTGGACGATCTGTTCCTAGGATCGAAGTTCATGGATGCCGGCATCCCGGTCACGAATTATATCGGATATGGCATGGTCTCTTTCCGTATGTACCCGCAAGGCATCCACAGCGTAATCGAAGGTTTCAGCAAAGGAGCGGTCCTAAGCACTTCGACGCTAAGCCCTCGGACGATCATCCTCGTCGCGATCTGGGTGATCGGACTGCTAGCCTCGGAAACCGCTCTGATCTTCGTTAACACGTCATGGGCGTTGCCATTGTTGGCCGGGTATCTTCTGTATATGGCGCAGATCTTCTATTTGAATAAATACGTCGGCGTTTTCGGACTCCTCATCCCCGTCCTGCATTTCATCTCCTCGTTATTTTTCATCTTCATCATGCTCTATTCGTTCTATCAGGTATTCGTCATCGGACATGTCAAATGGAAAGGGAGGCACGTCCGAGTAGGGGGCATGCGGAATCGATGA
- a CDS encoding glycerol-3-phosphate acyltransferase, translated as MILLLIAAAFLSGSLMFSYWLGQLTKKNLRTVGDGNPGGLNLWKAAGFPLGFAGIALDFMKGYLPLLWLLGTEYAHGYRIVPLAIAPLAGHAFSPFLRGKGGKAIAVTFGVWSALTMFEASLAYAVILAVISVFTRLLRGRGHNSAEADGLQVVVGFLLLSVYLYISIYSVALLWIWFGNFAILAYTHRAEIVSWARRTYGRNKRKSQS; from the coding sequence ATGATCCTTCTATTAATCGCGGCCGCTTTTCTATCGGGCTCTCTCATGTTCTCTTATTGGTTAGGTCAACTAACGAAGAAAAACCTTAGAACCGTCGGAGACGGGAATCCGGGTGGCTTGAATTTGTGGAAGGCAGCCGGGTTTCCGTTAGGTTTTGCCGGTATCGCGCTGGACTTTATGAAAGGGTACCTTCCGCTGCTGTGGTTACTTGGAACCGAATATGCCCATGGTTATCGCATTGTTCCTCTAGCCATCGCTCCTCTTGCGGGCCATGCCTTTTCTCCGTTTCTTCGAGGAAAAGGGGGTAAAGCGATAGCTGTCACCTTCGGCGTATGGAGCGCGTTAACGATGTTCGAGGCTTCATTGGCTTATGCCGTAATTTTGGCGGTGATTTCAGTCTTTACCCGCTTGCTCCGAGGACGCGGCCATAACTCCGCCGAGGCGGACGGCTTGCAGGTGGTCGTCGGGTTTTTACTTTTATCCGTTTATTTGTATATAAGCATATACTCCGTTGCTCTTCTCTGGATTTGGTTTGGAAATTTCGCCATACTCGCTTATACGCACAGGGCGGAAATCGTTTCATGGGCGAGAAGGACGTACGGCCGTAATAAGAGAAAATCGCAATCTTAA